Proteins encoded by one window of Gemmatimonadota bacterium:
- a CDS encoding outer membrane lipoprotein-sorting protein: protein MADSDLNGAGADGAAPDRKDDGTAPSRVARYADWVIRRRWPVLAIAAALVLAAAAGARHLSLATNYRVFFTKDNPDLVAWEEVENVYTKNDNVLFVLKPRSGDVFQPRVLEAARSLTEDAWQIPHSTRVDGITNFQHTWADGDELIVEDLLPAGPITPEAVRRVRDVSLSEPLIVGRLMAEDGGTTGVNVRIALPGESSDELPATVAKVRELEAEYQERYPDIELHVTGIAMLNWTFAESPQRDMPTVMPLMFAALVLAMIAFLRSFSGTAATLVVVGASAATAVGIAGYMGVQLDPTSASAPTIILTLAVADSIHILVTFFQALRGGASRNEAIREALVQNALPVFLTSVTTAIGFLSLNFSDSPPFRLLGNLTAFGVMVAWVYSMTVLPALLAVLPVRARAGGSGRLARALEGYSGFVVRRHRAILALTTIATVAVGLSIARMRINDQYFEYFSEDLAFRQATDFTLEHLTGLYGVTYSLPAGEPQGVSDPEYLAAVSGFTDWLEGRPHIKHVNSFTHVMKRLNKNLHADDPDEYRLPEDHDLAAQYLLLYEMSLPYGLDLNDQIDIDKSSLRVDATYEDVDVAQMNAEVAAAEAWLDENGTPAMGAAIGTGPSVMFSKITQRNIASMILGTTIGFALIALILTFALRSVRMGLISLIPNVLPAAVAFGAWAWLVGEVGFAVSVVTGLAMGIIVDDTVHFLTKYNRVRASMSAEDAVRYAFRSVGAAIVGTTLIVTAGFAMLGLSTFRVTAYMGLLTSLTIVAALAVDFLLLPALLIALDRRPVKSTGQEVGHIEEARTHAQWRRPMIKASSVLVALAAASALFAPATAQTPEQRGRQVAEEADRQDAGWRDDAAELRMILRNRNGDESIRELRRQSLETSESGRGDKSVMVFDAPRDIRGTALLSHTRILEADDQWLYLPALKRVKRISSANKSGPFVGSEFAYEDLVSQEVDKYEYRWLRTEPCGDLTCAVVERYPLYDNSGYTRQVVWWDTTEYRAQRVEYYDRKDAKLKTLTYDGYASYADDYWRPDAMVMVNHQNGKSTELRFAGWAVHTGVDERAFTATRLRSAR from the coding sequence ATGGCGGATTCGGACTTGAACGGTGCGGGCGCGGACGGCGCGGCGCCCGATCGAAAGGATGACGGCACGGCCCCCTCGCGGGTGGCGCGCTACGCAGACTGGGTAATACGGCGCCGCTGGCCGGTGCTGGCGATCGCGGCCGCGCTGGTGCTGGCCGCCGCCGCCGGCGCGCGCCACCTCAGCCTCGCGACCAACTACCGCGTGTTCTTCACCAAGGACAACCCGGACCTGGTCGCGTGGGAGGAGGTCGAGAACGTCTACACCAAGAACGACAACGTGCTGTTTGTCCTCAAGCCTCGCAGCGGAGACGTCTTCCAGCCGCGCGTGCTGGAGGCCGCGCGGTCACTGACGGAGGACGCCTGGCAGATCCCGCACTCAACCCGGGTGGACGGGATCACCAACTTCCAGCACACGTGGGCCGACGGCGACGAGCTCATCGTGGAGGACCTGCTCCCCGCCGGGCCGATCACGCCCGAGGCGGTGCGCCGGGTCCGAGATGTCTCCCTTTCCGAACCTCTGATCGTCGGCCGTTTGATGGCCGAGGACGGAGGCACCACGGGAGTGAACGTGCGCATCGCGCTGCCGGGCGAGTCGAGCGATGAGCTGCCGGCGACCGTGGCCAAGGTCCGGGAGCTGGAGGCGGAGTACCAGGAGCGCTACCCGGACATCGAGCTGCACGTGACGGGAATCGCCATGCTGAATTGGACCTTCGCCGAGTCGCCGCAACGGGACATGCCTACGGTCATGCCCCTCATGTTCGCCGCGCTCGTCCTCGCGATGATCGCCTTCCTGCGCTCGTTCTCCGGGACGGCGGCCACGCTGGTCGTGGTCGGAGCTTCCGCGGCCACGGCCGTGGGCATCGCAGGCTACATGGGGGTCCAGTTGGATCCCACCAGCGCGTCCGCGCCGACCATCATCCTGACCCTGGCGGTGGCGGATTCGATCCACATTCTGGTGACGTTCTTCCAGGCGCTGCGGGGCGGCGCTTCGAGGAACGAGGCCATCCGCGAGGCGCTGGTCCAGAACGCGCTGCCGGTGTTCCTGACGAGCGTCACGACCGCGATCGGCTTCCTCAGCCTCAACTTCAGCGACTCGCCGCCGTTTCGTCTACTGGGCAACCTCACCGCCTTCGGCGTGATGGTCGCCTGGGTTTACTCGATGACCGTGCTGCCCGCGCTGCTCGCGGTGCTGCCGGTGCGCGCTCGTGCCGGCGGCAGCGGGCGACTCGCGCGCGCCCTGGAGGGCTACTCCGGCTTCGTCGTCAGGCGCCACCGGGCGATCCTCGCCCTGACCACCATCGCGACCGTCGCCGTGGGCCTGTCGATCGCGCGCATGCGCATCAACGACCAGTACTTCGAGTACTTTTCGGAGGACCTGGCCTTCCGGCAGGCGACGGACTTCACGCTGGAGCACCTGACCGGACTCTACGGAGTCACATACTCGCTGCCAGCCGGCGAGCCCCAGGGCGTGAGCGATCCGGAGTATCTAGCCGCCGTGTCCGGGTTCACCGACTGGCTGGAGGGTCGGCCGCACATCAAGCACGTCAACAGCTTCACGCACGTGATGAAGCGGCTCAACAAGAACCTTCACGCCGACGACCCGGACGAGTACCGGCTACCCGAGGATCATGACCTCGCGGCGCAGTACCTCCTGCTCTACGAGATGTCGCTGCCGTACGGGCTGGACCTGAACGACCAGATCGATATCGACAAGAGCTCGCTGCGGGTGGACGCGACCTACGAGGATGTGGACGTGGCTCAGATGAACGCGGAGGTCGCCGCCGCCGAGGCGTGGTTGGACGAGAACGGTACGCCGGCCATGGGTGCGGCGATCGGCACGGGGCCGTCGGTGATGTTCTCGAAGATCACGCAACGCAACATCGCGTCCATGATCCTGGGCACGACCATCGGCTTCGCGCTGATCGCGCTCATACTGACGTTCGCCCTGCGCAGCGTGCGCATGGGCCTAATAAGCCTGATCCCCAATGTCCTGCCCGCTGCGGTGGCGTTCGGCGCCTGGGCGTGGCTGGTGGGCGAGGTGGGCTTCGCCGTATCCGTCGTGACCGGCCTGGCCATGGGCATCATCGTGGACGACACCGTCCACTTCCTGACCAAGTACAACCGCGTGCGCGCGAGCATGAGCGCGGAGGACGCGGTCCGGTACGCGTTCCGCAGCGTCGGCGCCGCGATCGTGGGCACGACGCTCATCGTGACGGCCGGCTTCGCCATGCTGGGCCTGAGCACGTTCCGGGTCACGGCGTACATGGGCCTGCTCACCTCCCTGACGATAGTCGCCGCGCTGGCGGTGGACTTCCTGCTGCTTCCCGCGCTGCTGATCGCCTTGGACCGTCGGCCTGTGAAGTCGACGGGACAGGAGGTCGGCCACATCGAGGAAGCGCGCACGCACGCACAATGGAGACGACCAATGATCAAGGCATCGAGCGTCCTGGTGGCGCTGGCGGCGGCTTCCGCCCTGTTCGCGCCGGCCACGGCGCAGACTCCCGAACAGCGCGGCCGGCAGGTCGCCGAGGAGGCGGACCGGCAGGACGCGGGCTGGCGCGATGACGCCGCCGAGCTGCGCATGATCCTGCGTAACCGCAACGGAGACGAGAGCATCCGGGAGCTCAGGCGACAGTCCCTGGAGACATCCGAGTCCGGGCGCGGCGACAAGAGCGTGATGGTGTTCGACGCACCCAGGGACATCCGCGGCACGGCGCTGCTGTCGCACACCAGGATCCTCGAGGCCGACGACCAATGGCTCTACCTGCCGGCGCTGAAGCGCGTCAAGCGCATCTCGAGCGCGAACAAGTCCGGGCCTTTCGTCGGCAGCGAGTTCGCCTACGAGGATCTCGTGTCGCAGGAGGTGGACAAGTACGAGTACCGCTGGCTCCGCACGGAACCGTGCGGGGACCTGACCTGCGCGGTCGTGGAGCGCTACCCGCTCTACGACAACTCCGGCTACACGCGTCAGGTCGTATGGTGGGACACGACCGAGTACCGCGCGCAACGGGTGGAGTACTACGACCGCAAGGACGCCAAGCTCAAGACGCTCACGTACGACGGGTACGCGTCGTACGCAGACGACTATTGGCGGCCCGACGCAATGGTCATGGTGAACCACCAGAACGGGAAGAGCACCGAGCTGCGCTTCGCGGGCTGGGCCGTGCACACGGGCGTGGACGAGCGGGCGTTTACCGCCACGCGGCTGCGGAGCGCGCGGTGA